From Pogoniulus pusillus isolate bPogPus1 chromosome 17, bPogPus1.pri, whole genome shotgun sequence, the proteins below share one genomic window:
- the NR2E3 gene encoding photoreceptor-specific nuclear receptor yields the protein MASSPAASVVSAGLDDSPTGLSPAPGKALSPVLLCKVCGDSSSGKHYGIYACNGCSGFFKRSVRRKLIYRCQAGTGLCPVDKAHRNQCQACRLKKCLQAGMNKDAVQNERQPRSTAQVRLDSIELDTELPPEHVATTREVPPTPCPAPRGPGATVTVTPGPRVPTPPTNHRFMASLMTAETCAKLEPEDADETVDVTGSEPERVAGEYQVAPYPAASPENIYETSARLLFMAVKWAKNLPVFSNLPFRDQVILLEEAWSELFLLCAIQWSMPLESCPLLAVPEPAPGKLLPAALDVRALQETLGRFKALAVDPTEFACMKAVVLFKPETRGLKDPDQVESLQDQSQAMLGQHNRAHYPGQPVRFGKLLLLLPALRFISSERVELLFFRRTIGNTPMEKLLCDMFKN from the exons ATGGCCTCGTCACCAGCGGCGTCGGTGGTGAGCGCCGGGCTGGATGACAGCCCCACGG ggctgagcccagctccTGGCAAGGCACTGAGCCCTGTTCTGCTGTGCAAGGTGtgtggagacagcagcagcGGGAAGCACTACGGCATCTACGCCTGCAACGGCTGCAGTGGCTTCTTCAAACGCAGCGTCCGCAGGAAGCTCATCTACAG GTGCCAGGCGggaacagggctgtgcccagtggACAAAGCTCACCGCAACCAGTGCCAGGCCTGCCGGCTCAAGAAGTGCCTGCAAGCTGGCATGAACAAGGATG CTGTGCAGAACGAGCGTCAGCCTCgcagcacagcccaggtccGGCTGGACAGCATCgagctggacactgagctgcCCCCCGAGCATGTGGCCACCACCCGTGAGGtccccccaaccccctgcccgGCTCCTCGTGGTCCTGGTGCCACTGTCACTGTCACCCCAGGCCCTCGGGTGCCCACACCGCCTACCAACCATCGCttcatggccagcctgatgaCGGCTGAGACCTGTGCCAAGCTGGAGCCGGAGGACG CTGATGAGACAGTGGATGTAACAGGCAGTGAGCCGGAGCGGGTGGCTGGCGAGTACCAGGTGGCACCGtacccagcagccagccctgagaACATCTATGAGACCTCAGCACGTCTCCTCTTCATGGCTGTGAAATGGGCCAAAAACCTGCctgtcttctccaacctgcctTTCCGtgaccag GTGATCTTGCTGGAGGAAGCATGGAGTGAGCTattcctgctctgtgccatcCAGTGGTCCATGCCCCTGGAGAGCTGCCCGCTGCTGGCTGTCCCCGAACCAGCCCCTggcaagctgctgccagctgccctggaTGTGCGAGCGCTGCAAGAAACCCTCGGCCGCTTCAAGGCTTTGGCCGTTGACCCCACTGAGTTTGCTTGCATGAAGGCTGTGGTGCTCTTCAAACCAG AGACTCGTGGCCTGAAGGACCCTGACCAGGTGGAGAGCCTGCAGGACCAGTCGCAGGCCATGCTTGGCCAGCACAATCGTGCtcactaccctgggcagcccgtcaG GTtcgggaagctgctgctgctcctcccggCGCTGCGCTTCATCTCCTCGGAGCGCgtggagctgctcttcttccGCCGCACCATCGGCAACACGCCCATGGAGAAGCTGCTCTGTGACATGTTCAAGAACTGA